In Topomyia yanbarensis strain Yona2022 chromosome 2, ASM3024719v1, whole genome shotgun sequence, one DNA window encodes the following:
- the LOC131684846 gene encoding MRN complex-interacting protein — MPQELRVVRCYHCMKFQTDIVKKAPKWTCKMCGSKQSLVKEFVRGSGRECRLFVQQLSGREMDEQRLEQLVAEQVMEGHIELLHNPVQEESERVASHQESIRVEGISKWENFRVKDSDEADKKAIPLMSNRQNSINKSDILELNSKQAYPPSSFNICHPVQSLETKSTTQLMDFHRMDKNEKRQFKWKSRNSSNYLQSQPLKPNSSKSNSLPNMADVSSKHLTNDGISCVENENVARKRSEVDIFPMMNFSKKSKWEHSSSVQKLSTEVTLTPSAAANDIHRPSFQQTSSISSGSKWSKFVSRNDDLQL; from the exons atgCCTCAAGAGCTACGTGTGGTTCGCTGTTATcactgcatgaaatttcag ACGGATATTGTCAAAAAAGCACCTAAGTGGACCTGCAAGATGTGCGGTTCTAAGCAGTCCCTGGTGAAGGAGTTTGTTCGTGGATCCGGCCGGGAATGCCGTTTATTTGTGCAGCAGTTAAGTGGCCGTGAAATGGATGAGCAACGACTGGAACAGCTGGTGGCGGAACAGGTTATGGAAGGACATATCGAATTGCTTCATAATCCAGTACAGGAAGAATCCGAGAGAGTGGCTAGTCACCAGGAAAGCATCCGAGTGGAAGGTATTAGTAAGTGGGAAAACTTTCGGGTGAAAGACTCGGACGAGGCAGATAAGAAAGCAATTCCACTCATGAGCAATCGACAAAATTCAATTAATAAGTCGGATATATTAGAACTCAATTCTAAACAAGCATACCCGCCATCATCCTTCAATATTTGCCACCCAGTTCAATCACTCGAAACGAAAAGTACGACACAACTGATGGATTTTCATCGAatggataaaaatgaaaaaaggcaATTCAAGTGGAAATCAAGAAATAGCTCGAACTATCTACAATCCCAGCCTCTGAAACCAAATAGTTCAAAATCGAATAGTCTTCCAAATATGGCTGATGTTTCATCAAAGCACTTAACCAATGATGGTATTTCGTGTGTGGAAAACGAAAACGTTGCTCGAAAAAGATCTGAAGTCGATATATTCCCTATGAtgaatttttccaaaaaatcaaaatgggaGCATTCCAGCTCAGTACAAAAGTTGTCTACTGAAGTGACCTTAACACCTTCTGCTGCAGCTAACGATATACATCGACCTAGTTTCCAACAGACAAGCTCCATCAGCAGTGGCTCGAAATGGAGCAAATTTGTCTCTAGAAACGACGATCTCCAGTTATAA
- the LOC131684847 gene encoding probable Golgi SNAP receptor complex member 2 gives MEALYFQTNNLIQQVQQCFQHLNSVRVDSVSVEADIQTKLTAVNANCDRLDVLLYKVPVAQRPSAKMRVDQLKYDMRHLQAALKLYQEKRARRELEFAERESLLNKRFTANSDTSIDIDYSLQHNNAMHNAHQGVDEMIWTGSSILDGLRNQRETLKGARRRIMDIGSTLGLSNQTMKMIERRLVEDKHVMLGGMIVTLLIMWCVIYFLVL, from the exons ATGGAAGCACTCTACTTTCAAACAAACAACCTAATCCAGCAAGTGCAGCAATGTTTCCAGCACCTAAACAGCGTACGTGTCGATTCGGTTTCGGTCGAAGCTGACATACAAACCAAACTGACGGCAGTTAATGC CAACTGCGATCGTCTGGATGTGCTGCTGTACAAAGTACCGGTCGCACAGCGGCCGAGTGCTAAAATGCGGGTGGACCAGCTGAAATATGACATGCGGCACCTGCAGGCCGCCCTCAAGCTATACCAGGAAAAGAGAGCCCGCCGCGAGCTGGAATTTGCCGAACGGGAGAGCTTACTGAACAAACGGTTCACGGCAAACTCGGACACCTCGATCGATATTGATTACTCGTTGCAGCATAACAACGCCATGCATAATGCCCACCAGGGTGTGGACGAGATGATATGGACCGGTTCCAGTATTCTGGATGGACTGCGTAATCAAAGGGAAACGCTGAAGGGAGCACGGAGGCGAATTATGGACATTGGCAGTACACTGGGGCTTTCGAATCAAACTATGAAGATGATCGAGCGACGGCTCGTCGAGGATAAGCACGTGATGTTGGGAGGAATGATTGTAACGTTGCTGATTATGTGGTGTGTTATTTACTTTTTAGTGCTTTAG
- the LOC131681770 gene encoding uncharacterized protein LOC131681770 isoform X1 gives MNFDRFTLVSNGIVEFESTWRTGETAALTDSSTGTDPPAPKHDAETVVIEQKNIATQTEPPTQHSASCDDTKLSNWLQKVYPLVEEELSYGITEVYDVNDNFGETEIEKPVIRKHQQLTLKKLHMELDWGHRFSTGSATWLSVLTRDAPLLVVSCRPQHEAWCEHTFASITVFTPKRDSYNSVQWVELCSNPVKACVETLVTNPFNKDMFAGGTVSGDVYIWLHELNIKHEQNSLTEIFSETTDYGKVVDMAWIKPYPVSEDCGLLSCHNDGIVILWKVGKHIVKDKTFQNPSPSTSRKALLLTKILAISNSAFVIGTDDGSIRICGITQLIPTRVADTSTSSKNSCFTPTITELKSHSFAVTTLQKIETPKQKFLISCDLTGEVFFHDTSDSTSTTPSLIIKMSLPFKNRIFCTDDMRFILSPSNNGTLEVYNIDDGSREVVEGNEFEGKPSFIKTSSNGKWIVTGLYDGGLTIYSMEKDD, from the exons ATGAATTTCGATCGTTTTACCTTGGTCTCAAACGGGATTGTAGAATTCGAATCTACATGGCGAACCGGAGAAACCGCAGCTCTAACCGATTCATCTACTGGTACAGATCCACCCGCACCGAAGCACGACGCAGAAACGGTTGTTATCGAACAGAAAAACATCGCG ACGCAAACGGAACCACCAACCCAACATTCGGCCTCGTGTGACGATACGAAACTTTCCAACTGGTTACAGAAAGTATACCCATTAGTTGAGGAGGAGTTGTCCTACGGTATCACAGAGGTATACGATGTCAACGATAACTTCGGTGAAACAGAAATTGAAAAGCCTGTTATCCGAAAACATCAACAGTTGACGTTGAAAAAGCTGCACATGGAGCTGGACTGGGGTCATCGATTCAGTACGGGGTCTGCCACGTGGCTTTCCGTGCTGACGCGAGATGCTCCACTGTTGGTAGTGTCATGCAGGCCGCAGCACGAAGCGTGGTGTGAGCACACGTTCGCCTCGATCACAGTGTTTACTCCGAAGCGGGATTCATACAACTCGGTTCAATGGGTCGAGCTGTGTAGCAATCCAGTGAAAGCATGCGTGGAAACTTTAGTAACAAATCCCTTCAACAAAGATATGTTCGCTGGGGGAACCGTTTCCGGAGATGTGTACATTTGGCTTCATGaattaaacataaaacatgagcAGAACTCTTTAACCGAAATTTTCTCCGAAACAACCGATTACGGAAAGGTAGTTGATATGGCATGGATAAAGCCATATCCAGTTTCTGAAGACTGCGGTCTATTGTCATGTCACAATGATGGAATCGTGATACTGTGGAAAGTTGGAAAGCATATTGTGAAAGATAAAAC GTTTCAAAATCCTTCCCCCTCAACATCCCGTAAAGCTTTGCTGCTAACTAAAATCCTGGCAATTTCAAATTCAGCATTTGTGATCGGTACAGATGATGGCAGTATTCGGATTTGTGGGATCACTCAGTTGATCCCTACAAGAGTTGCTGATACTTCAACGTCTAGCAAAAACAGTTGCTTTACACCAACCATAACGGAGCTTAAATCGCACTCCTTTGCAGTAACAACACTACAAAAAATAGAAACCCCGAAACAAAAATTTCTAATAAGCTGTGATCTCACTGGTGAAGTATTTTTCCACGATACTTCGGACAGTACG AGCACAACCCCTTCGTTGATCATCAAAATGTCCTTACCGTTCAAAAATcgcattttctgcacagatgATATGCGCTTCATTCTGAGCCCTAGCAATAATGGTACACTGGAAGTGTACAACATCGATGATGGCTCACGGGAAGTTGTCGAAGGCAATGAGTTCGAAGGAAAGCCCAGCTTTATCAAAACCAGTTCGAACGG GAAATGGATCGTTACGGGTTTGTATGACGGAGGACTCACGATTTATTCGATGGAAAAAGACGattag
- the LOC131681770 gene encoding uncharacterized protein LOC131681770 isoform X2: MNFDRFTLVSNGIVEFESTWRTGETAALTDSSTGTDPPAPKHDAETVVIEQKNIATQTEPPTQHSASCDDTKLSNWLQKVYPLVEEELSYGITEVYDVNDNFGETEIEKPVIRKHQQLTLKKLHMELDWGHRFSTGSATWLSVLTRDAPLLVVSCRPQHEAWCEHTFASITVFTPKRDSYNSVQWVELCSNPVKACVETLVTNPFNKDMFAGGTVSGDVYIWLHELNIKHEQNSLTEIFSETTDYGKVVDMAWIKPYPVSEDCGLLSCHNDGIVILWKVGKHIVKDKTFQNPSPSTSRKALLLTKILAISNSAFVIGTDDGSIRICGITQLIPTRVADTSTSSKNSCFTPTITELKSHSFAVTTLQKIETPKQKFLISCDLTGEVFFHDTSDKHNPFVDHQNVLTVQKSHFLHR, encoded by the exons ATGAATTTCGATCGTTTTACCTTGGTCTCAAACGGGATTGTAGAATTCGAATCTACATGGCGAACCGGAGAAACCGCAGCTCTAACCGATTCATCTACTGGTACAGATCCACCCGCACCGAAGCACGACGCAGAAACGGTTGTTATCGAACAGAAAAACATCGCG ACGCAAACGGAACCACCAACCCAACATTCGGCCTCGTGTGACGATACGAAACTTTCCAACTGGTTACAGAAAGTATACCCATTAGTTGAGGAGGAGTTGTCCTACGGTATCACAGAGGTATACGATGTCAACGATAACTTCGGTGAAACAGAAATTGAAAAGCCTGTTATCCGAAAACATCAACAGTTGACGTTGAAAAAGCTGCACATGGAGCTGGACTGGGGTCATCGATTCAGTACGGGGTCTGCCACGTGGCTTTCCGTGCTGACGCGAGATGCTCCACTGTTGGTAGTGTCATGCAGGCCGCAGCACGAAGCGTGGTGTGAGCACACGTTCGCCTCGATCACAGTGTTTACTCCGAAGCGGGATTCATACAACTCGGTTCAATGGGTCGAGCTGTGTAGCAATCCAGTGAAAGCATGCGTGGAAACTTTAGTAACAAATCCCTTCAACAAAGATATGTTCGCTGGGGGAACCGTTTCCGGAGATGTGTACATTTGGCTTCATGaattaaacataaaacatgagcAGAACTCTTTAACCGAAATTTTCTCCGAAACAACCGATTACGGAAAGGTAGTTGATATGGCATGGATAAAGCCATATCCAGTTTCTGAAGACTGCGGTCTATTGTCATGTCACAATGATGGAATCGTGATACTGTGGAAAGTTGGAAAGCATATTGTGAAAGATAAAAC GTTTCAAAATCCTTCCCCCTCAACATCCCGTAAAGCTTTGCTGCTAACTAAAATCCTGGCAATTTCAAATTCAGCATTTGTGATCGGTACAGATGATGGCAGTATTCGGATTTGTGGGATCACTCAGTTGATCCCTACAAGAGTTGCTGATACTTCAACGTCTAGCAAAAACAGTTGCTTTACACCAACCATAACGGAGCTTAAATCGCACTCCTTTGCAGTAACAACACTACAAAAAATAGAAACCCCGAAACAAAAATTTCTAATAAGCTGTGATCTCACTGGTGAAGTATTTTTCCACGATACTTCGGACA AGCACAACCCCTTCGTTGATCATCAAAATGTCCTTACCGTTCAAAAATcgcattttctgcacagatgA